A single region of the Sorghum bicolor cultivar BTx623 chromosome 7, Sorghum_bicolor_NCBIv3, whole genome shotgun sequence genome encodes:
- the LOC8076564 gene encoding nucleolin, whose amino-acid sequence MSGGGRKAATPGGEEAEVEALIRAAQDAVLLKLQANSHLVSSTPAASASSTPPSLDAAALDPLDSDLARRFDALKSRAAAPKPTPAGAGAGAAVGGMDELEARFAALKGAAAGPEKETRVRLEDLGGESSEDEADEVDKVMRWAMDAARLDVAAAGTAGGKAKKRADDEEEEKDEKSSVSSEDEEEDEEERLRLEMARKKEMAKTKSKNKWFFL is encoded by the coding sequence ATGAGCGGCGGCGGACGGAAGGCGGCGACCCCCGGCGGCGAGGAGGCGGAGGTGGAGGCGCTGATCCGGGCGGCGCAGGACGCGGTGCTGCTGAAGCTCCAGGCGAACTCCCACCTCGTCTCCTCGACCCCCGCCGCGTCGGCCTCCAGCACTCCTCCTTCGCTCGACGCGGCGGCGCTCGATCCGCTGGACAGCGATCTCGCCCGGCGCTTCGACGCGCTCAAGTCCCGCGCCGCGGCGCCGAAGCCGACGCCGGCCGGAGCCGGAGCGGGAGCTGCTGTTGGCGGGATGGATGAGCTGGAGGCGCGGTTCGCTGCGCTGAagggggcggcggcggggccGGAGAAGGAAACGAGGGTGAGGCTGGAGGATCTGGGAGGGGAGTCGTCGGAGGATGAGGCGGACGAGGTGGACAAGGTGATGCGCTGGGCGATGGACGCCGCGCGGCTTGACGTCGCTGCGGCGGGCACCGCCGGCGGCAAGGCGAAGAAGCGCGCTGACGATGAGGAGGAAGAGAAGGATGAGAAGAGCAGCGTGAGTagcgaggacgaggaggaggacgaggaggagagaTTGCGGTTGGAGATGGCGAGGAAGAAGGAGATGGCCAAAACCAAATCCAAGAACAAGTGGTTCTTCTTGTGA
- the LOC110436999 gene encoding uncharacterized protein LOC110436999, with translation MVTASCSPGSERGCLQPIQALQSQPLARSDGGEGKAWLPPAAAAAAAAAMASAAKVQRVMTQPIVCYLSAAFRSALVCSSDFRIVVLFLIVGGRTSSSGSSRAKRASRFGCSSRRISGLRPHRRFDEYMTLVLDDAEEINVKNTRKSLG, from the exons ATGGTCACGGCCTCCTGCTCGCCGGGGAGTGAGAGAGGCTG CTTGCAGCCTATTCAGGCCCTTCAATCTCAGCCGTTGGCTCGATCCGACGGCGGCGAAGGCAAAGCATGGctcccgccggccgccgccgccgccgccgctgcagccATGGCGTCCGCCGCCAAGGTCCAGCGTGTCATGACCCAGCCCATCGTATGCTACCTCTCCGCCGCCTTCCGCTCCGCGCTCGTCTGCTCTTCTGATTTTCGTATCGTCGTGCTGTTCCTAATCGTCGGCGGCAGAACCTCATCTTCAGGTTCCTCCAGAGC aaagcgtgcatctagaTTTGGCTGTTCGAGCAGAAGGATCTCCGGATTGAGGCCGCATCGTC GATTCGATGAGTACATGACCTTGGTCCTCGATGATGCTGAGGAAATCAACGTCAAGAACACTAGGAAATCACTGGGCTAG